NNNNNNNNNNNNNNNNNNNNNNNNNNNNNNNNNNNNNNNNNNNNNNNNNNNNNNNNNNNNNNNNNNNNNNNNNNNNNNNNNNNNNNNNNNNNNNNNNNNNNNNNNNNNNNNNNNNNNNNNNNNNNNNNNNNNNNNNNNNNNNNNNNNNNNNNNNNNNNNNNNNNNNNNNNNNNNNNNNNNNNNNNNNNNNNNNNNNNNNNNNNNNNNNNNNNNNNNNNNNNNNNNNNNNNNNNNNNNNNNNNNNNNNNNNNNNNNNNNNNNNNNNNNNNNNNNNNNNNNNNNNNNNNNNNNNNNNNNNNNNNNNNNNNNNNNNNNNNNNNNNNNNNNNNNNNNNNNNNNNNNNNNNNNNNNNNNNNNNNNNNNNNNNNNNNNNNNNNNNNNNNNNNNNNNNNNNNNNNNNNNNNNNNNNNNNNNNNNNNNNNNNNNNNNNNNNNNNNNNNNNNNNNNNNNNNNNNNNNNNNNNNNNNNNNNNNNNNNNNNNNNNNNNNNNNNNNNNNNNNNNNNNNNNNNNNNNNNNNNNNNNNNNNNNNNNNNNNNNNNNNNNNNNNNNNNNNNNNNNNNNNNNNNNNNNNNNNNNNNNNNNNNNNNNNNNNNNNNNNNNNNNNNNNNNNNNNNNNNNNNNNNNNNNNNNNNNNNNNNNNNNNNNNNNNNNNNNNNNNNNNNNNNNNNNNNNNNNNNNNNNNNNNNNNNNNNNNNNNNNNNNNNNNNNNNNNNNNNNNNNNNNNNNNNNNNNNNNNNNNNNNNNNNNNNNNNNNNNNNNNNNNNNNNNNNNNNNNNNNNNNNNNNNNNNNNNNNNNNNNNNNNNNNNNNNNNNNNNNNNNNNNNNNNNNNNNNNNNNNNNNNNNNNNNNNNNNNNNNNNNNNNNNNNNNNNNNNNNNNNNNNNNNNNNNNNNNNNNNNNNNNNNNNNNNNNNNNNNNNNNNNNNNNNNNNNNNNNNNNNNNNNNNNNNNNNNNNNNNNNNNNNNNNNNNNNNNNNNNNNNNNNNNNNNNNNNNNNNNNNNNNNNNNNNNNNNNNNNNNNNNNNNNNNNNNNNNNNNNNNNNNNNNNNNNNNNNNNNNNNNNNNNNNNNNNNNNNNNNNNNNNNNNNNNNNNNNNNNNNNNNNNNNNNNNNNNNNNNNNNNNNNNNNNNNNNNNNNNNNNNNNNNNNNNNNNNNNNNNNNNNNNNNNNNNNNNNNNNNNNNNNNNNNNNNNNNNNNNNNNNNNNNNNNNNNNNNNNNNNNNNNNNNNNNNNNNNNNNNNNNNNNNNNNNNNNNNNNNNNNNNNNNNNNNNNNNNNNNNNNNNNNNNNNNNNNNNNNNNNNNNNNNNNNNNNNNNNNNNNNNNNNNNNNNNNNNNNNNNNNNNNNNNNNNNNNNNNNNNNNNNNNNNNNNNNNNNNNNNNNNNNNNNNNNNNNNNNNNNNNNNNNNNNNNNNNNNNNNNNNNNNNNNNNNNNNNNNNNNNNNNNNNNNNNNNNNNNNNNNNNNNNNNNNNNNNNNNNNNNNNNNNNNNNNNNNNNNNNNNNNNNNNNNNNNNNNNNNNNNNNNNNNNNNNNNNNNNNNNNNNNNNNNNNNNNNNNNNNNNNNNNNNNNNNNNNNNNNNNNNNNNNNNNNNNNNNNNNNNNNNNNNNNNNNNNNNNNNNNNNNNNNNNNNNNNNNNNNNNNNNNNNNNNNNNNNNNNNNNNNNNNNNNNNNNNNNNNNNNNNNNNNNNNNNNNNNNNNNNNNNNNNNNNNNNNNNNNNNNNNNNNNNNNNNNNNNNNNNNNNNNNNNNNNNNNNNNNNNNNNNNNNNNNNNNNNNNNNNNNNNNNNNNNNNNNNNNNNNNNNNNNNNNNNNNNNNNNNNNNNNNNNNNNNNNNNNNNNNNNNNNNNNNNNNNNNNNNNNNNNNNNNNNNNNNNNNNNNNNNNNNNNNNNNNNNNNNNNNNNNNNNNNNNNNNNNNNNNNNNNNNNNNNNNNNNNNNNNNNNNNNNNNNNNNNNNNNNNNNNNNNNNNNNNNNNNNNNNNNNNNNNNNNNNNNNNNNNNNNNNNNNNNNNNNNNNNNNNNNNNNNNNNNNNNNNNNNNNNNNNNNNNNNNNNNNNNNNNNNNNNNNNNNNNNNNNNNNNNNNNNNNNNNNNNNNNNNNNNNNNNNNNNNNNNNNNNNNNNNNNNNNNNNNNNNNNNNNNNNNNNNNNNNNNNNNNNNNNNNNNNNNNNNNNNNNNNNNNNNNNNNNNNNNNNNNNNNNNNNNNNNNNNNNNNNNNNNNNNNNNNNNNNNNNNNNNNNNNNNNNNNNNNNNNNNNNNNNNNNNNNNNNNNNNNNNNNNNNNNNNNNNNNNNNNNNNNNNNNNNNNNNNNNNNNNNNNNNNNNNNNNNNNNNNNNNNNNNNNNNNNNNNNNNNNNNNNNNNNNNNNNNNNNNNNNNNNNNNNNNNNNNNNNNNNNNNNNNNNNNNNNNNNNNNNNNNNNNNNNNNNNNNNNNNNNNNNNNNNNNNNNNNNNNNNNNNNNNNNNNNNNNNNNNNNNNNNNNNNNNNNNNNNNNNNNNNNNNNNNNNNNNNNNNNNNNNNNNNNNNNNNNNNNNNNNNNNNNNNNNNNNNNNNNNNNNNNNNNNNNNNNNNNNNNNNNNNNNNNNNNNNNNNNNNNNNNNNNNNNNNNNNNNNNNNNNNNNNNNNNNNNNNNNNNNNNNNNNNNNNNNNNNNNNNNNNNNNNNNNNNNNNNNNNNNNNNNNNNNNNNNNNNNNNNNNNNNNNNNNNNNNNNNNNNNNNNNNNNNNNNNNNNNNNNNNNNNNNNNNNNNNNNNNNNNNNNNNNNNNNNNNNNNNNNNNNNNNNNNNNNNNNNNNNNNNNNNNNNNNNNNNNNNNNNNNNNNNNNNNNNNNNNNNNNNNNNNNNNNNNNNNNNNNNNNNNNNNNNNNNNNNNNNNNNNNNNNNNNNNNNNNNNNNNNNNNNNNNNNNNNNNNNNNNNNNNNNNNNNNNNNNNNNNNNNNNNNNNNNNNNNNNNNNNNNNNNNNNNNNNNNNNNNNNNNNNNNNNNNNNNNNNNNNNNNNNNNNNNNNNNNNNNNNNNNNNNNNNNNNNNNNNNNNNNNNNNNNNNNNNNNNNNNNNNNNNNNNNNNNNNNNNNNNNNNNNNNNNNNNNNNNNNNNNNNNNNNNNNNNNNNNNNNNNNNNNNNNNNNNNNNNNNNNNNNNNNNNNNNNNNNNNNNNNNNNNNNNNNNNNNNNNNNNNNNNNNNNNNNNNNNNNNNNNNNNNNNNNNNNNNNNNNNNNNNNNNNNNNNNNNNNNNNNNNNNNNNNNNNNNNNNNNNNNNNNNNNNNNNNNNNNNNNNNNNNNNNNNNNNNNNNNNNNNNNNNNNNNNNNNNNNNNNNNNNNNNNNNNNNNNNNNNNNNNNNNNNNNNNNNNNNNNNNNNNNNNNNNNNNNNNNNNNNNNNNNNNNNNNNNNNNNNNNNNNNNNNNNNNNNNNNNNNNNNNNNNNNNNNNNNNNNNNNNNNNNNNNNNNNNNNNNNNNNNNNNNNNNNNNNNNNNNNNNNNNNNNNNNNNNNNNNNNNNNNNNNNNNNNNNNNNNNNNNNNNNNNNNNNNNNNNNNNNNNNNNNNNNNNNNNNNNNNNNNNNNNNNNNNNNNNNNNNNNNNNNNNNNNNNNNNNNNNNNNNNNNNNNNNNNNNNNNNNNNNNNNNNNNNNNNNNNNNNNNNNNNNNNNNNNNNNNNNNNNNNNNNNNNNNNNNNNNNNNNNNNNNNNNNNNNNNNNNNNNNNNNNNNNNNNNNNNNNNNNNNNNNNNNNNNNNNNNNNNNNNNNNNNNNNNNNNNNNNNNNNNNNNNNNNNNNNNNNNNNNNNNNNNNNNNNNNNNNNNNNNNNNNNNNNNNNNNNNNNNNNNNNNNNNNNNNNNNNNNNNNNNNNNNNNNNNNNNNNNNNNNNNNNNNNNNNNNNNNNNNNNNNNNNNNNNNNNNNNNNNNNNNNNNNNNNNNNNNNNNNNNNNNNNNNNNNNNNNNNNNNNNNNNNNNNNNNNNNNNNNNNNNNNNNNNNNNNNNNNNNNNNNNNNNNNNNNNNNNNNNNNNNNNNNNNNNNNNNNNNNNNNNNNNNNNNNNNNNNNNNNNNNNNNNNNNNNNNNNNNNNNNNNNNNNNNNNNNNNNNNNNNNNNNNNNNNNNNNNNNNNNNNNNNNNNNNNNNNNNNNNNNNNNNNNNNNNNNNNNNNNNNNNNNNNNNNNNNNNNNNNNNNNNNNNNNNNNNNNNNNNNNNNNNNNNNNNNNNNNNNNNNNNNNNNNNNNNNNNNNNNNNNNNNNNNNNNNNNNNNNNNNNNNNNNNNNNNNNNNNNNNNNNNNNNNNNNNNNNNNNNNNNNNNNNNNNNNNNNNNNNNNNNNNNNNNNNNNNNNNNNNNNNNNNNNNNNNNNNNNNNNNNNNNNNNNNNNNNNNNNNNNNNNNNNNNNNNNNNNNNNNNNNNNNNNNNNNNNNNNNNNNNNNNNNNNNNNNNNNNNNNNNNNNNNNNNNNNNNNNNNNNNNNNNNNNNNNNNNNNNNNNNNNNNNNNNNNNNNNNNNNNNNNNNNNNNNNNNNNNNNNNNNNNNNNNNNNNNNNNNNNNNNNNNNNNNNNNNNNNNNNNNNNNNNNNNNNNNNNNNNNNNNNNNNNNNNNNNNNNNNNNNNNNNNNNNNNNNNNNNNNNNNNNNNNNNNNNNNNNNNNNNNNNNNNNNNNNNNNNNNNNNNNNNNNNNNNNNNNNNNNNNNNNNNNNNNNNNNNNNNNNNNNNNNNNNNNNNNNNNNNNNNNNNNNNNNNNNNNNNNNNNNNNNNNNNNNNNNNNNNNNNNNNNNNNNNNNNNNNNNNNNNNNNNNNNNNNNNNNNNNNNNNNNNNNNNNNNNNNNNNNNNNNNNNNNNNNNNNNNNNNNNNNNNNNNNNNNNNNNNNNNNNNNNNNNNNNNNNNNNNNNNNNNNNNNNNNNNNNNNNNNNNNNNNNNNNNNNNNNNNNNNNNNNNNNNNNNNNNNNNNNNNNNNNNNNNNNNNNNNNNNNNNNNNNNNNNNNNNNNNNNNNNNNNNNNNNNNNNNNNNNNNNNNNNNNNNNNNNNNNNNNNNNNNNNNNNNNNNNNNNNNNNNNNNNNNNNNNNNNNNNNNNNNNNNNNNNNNNNNNNNNNNNNNNNNNNNNNNNNNNNNNNNNNNNNNNNNNNNNNNNNNNNNNNNNNNNNNNNNNNNNNNNNNNNNNNNNNNNNNNNNNNNNNNNNNNNNNNNNNNNNNNNNNNNNNNNNNNNNNNNNNNNNNNNNNNNNNNNNNNNNNNNNNNNNNNNNNNNNNNNNNNNNNNNNNNNNNNNNNNNNNNNNNNNNNNNNNNNNNNNNNNNNNNNNNNNNNNNNNNNNNNNNNNNNNNNNNNNNNNNNNNNNNNNNNNNNNNNNNNNNNNNNNNNNNNNNNNNNNNNNNNNNNNNNNNNNNNNNNNNNNNNNNNNNNNNNNNNNNNNNNNNNNNNNNNNNNNNNNNNNNNNNNNNNNNNNNNNNNNNNNNNNNNNNNNNNNNNNNNNNNNNNNNNNNNNNNNNNNNNNNNNNNNNNNNNNNNNNNNNNNNNNNNNNNNNNNNNNNNNNNNNNNNNNNNNNNNNNNNNNNNNNNNNNNNNNNNNNNNNNNNNNNNNNNNNNNNNNNNNNNNNNNNNNNNNNNNNNNNNNNNNNNNNNNNNNNNNNNNNNNNNNNNNNNNNNNNNNNNNNNNNNNNNNNNNNNNNNNNNNNNNNNNNNNNNNNNNNNNNNNNNNNNNNNNNNNNNNNNNNNNNNNNNNNNNNNNNNNNNNNNNNNNNNNNNNNNNNNNNNNNNNNNNNNNNNNNNNNNNNNNNNNNNNNNNNNNNNNNNNNNNNNNNNNNNNNNNNNNNNNNNNNNNNNNNNNNNNNNNNNNNNNNNNNNNNNNNNNNNNNNNNNNNNNNNNNNNNNNNNNNNNNNNNNNNNNNNNNNNNNNNNNNNNNNNNNNNNNNNNNNNNNNNNNNNNNNNNNNNNNNNNNNNNNNNNNNNNNNNNNNNNNNNNNNNNNNNNNNNNNNNNNNNNNNNNNNNNNNNNNNNNNNNNNNNNNNNNNNNNNNNNNNNNNNNNNNNNNNNNNNNNNNNNNNNNNNNNNNNNNNNNNNNNNNNNNNNNNNNNNNNNNNNNNNNNNNNNNNNNNNNNNNNNNNNNNNNNNNNNNNNNNNNNNNNNNNNNNNNNNNNNNNNNNNNNNNNNNNNNNNNNNNNNNNNNNNNNNNNNNNNNNNNNNNNNNNNNNNNNNNNNNNNNNNNNNNNNNNNNNNNNNNNNNNNNNNNNNNNNNNNNNNNNNNNNNNNNNNNNNNNNNNNNNNNNNNNNNNNNNNNNNNNNNNNNNNNNNNNNNNNNNNNNNNNNNNNNNNNNNNNNNNNNNNNNNNNNNNNNNNNNNNNNNNNNNNNNNNNNNNNNNNNNNNNNNNNNNNNNNNNNNNNNNNNNNNNNNNNNNNNNNNNNNNNNNNNNNNNNNNNNNNNNNNNNNNNNNNNNNNNNNNNNNNNNNNNNNNNNNNNNNNNNNNNNNNNNNNNNNNNNNNNNNNNNNNNNNNNNNNNNNNNNNNNNNNNNNNNNNNNNNNNNNNNNNNNNNNNNNNNNNNNNNNNNNNNNNNNNNNNNNNNNNNNNNNNNNNNNNNNNNNNNNNNNNNNNNNNNNNNNNNNNNNNNNNNNNNNNNNNNNNNNNNNNNNNNNNNNNNNNNNNNNNNNNNNNNNNNNNNNNNNNNNNNNNNNNNNNNNNNNNNNNNNNNNNNNNNNNNNNNNNNNNNNNNNNNNNNNNNNNNNNNNNNNNNNNNNNNNNNNNNNNNNNNNNNNNNNNNNNNNNNNNNNNNNNNNNNNNNNNNNNNNNNNNNNNNNNNNNNNNNNNNNNNNNNNNNNNNNNNNNNNNNNNNNNNNNNNNNNNNNNNNNNNNNNNNNNNNNNNNNNNNNNNNNNNNNNNNNNNNNNNNNNNNNNNNNNNNNNNNNNNNNNNNNNNNNNNNNNNNNNNNNNNNNNNNNNNNNNNNNNNNNNNNNNNNNNNNNNNNNNNNNNNNNNNNNNNNNNNNNNNNNNNNNNNNNNNNNNNNNNNNNNNNNNNNNNNNNNNNNNNNNNNNNNNNNNNNNNNNNNNNNNNNNNNNNNNNNNNNNNNNNNNNNNNNNNNNNNNNNNNNNNNNNNNNNNNNNNNNNNNNNNNNNNNNNNNNNNNNNNNNNNNNNNNNNNNNNNNNNNNNNNNNNNNNNNNNNNNNNNNNNNNNNNNNNNNNNNNNNNNNNNNNNNNNNNNNNNNNNNNNNNNNNNGCTGTGACCACAGTGTCCAGCAATCCAGCCCTAGacccctctgccctgctgtgGGGCTGCAAAGGGTCCCAGAGCACAGGGCGTTTCTGGGCTGGAccacatggggggcagggaggggacattTGTGCCATCAGGTTACGTTCTCCCCACCCCGAGTTTGCAGCATCTGGGGCTGTCTGTCCAGGAGACAGGTGGGTTTGGGCCTGGCTGGGATCCCTGCCTGAGTCACTCACCCCGAATGttcccagcccccaaactctgGGTCAGGCAGTGACTTGATACGGCCAGTGGGGAATTCAGCAGGGAGCTCCCTTGGGAGCCTgaatgggggaagggcagaggaggagggaggttctctgggagctgcaggggcagaggggaggggtggaggtttggggaggctgtGTGGCAGGAGCGGGGCAGGGAACATACCCACAGAGGCCTGGCACTGAGATGGAAACGGTCCCTATGGCGAGTTCTCTGGGCTTTGTCCAGTCTGGAGATGGGGTGTCCCTCGGGAGCCTGTTCCCCCCAGGGGCGGTGCCCTTGGCAGGGCCGGCtatggctttttggccgccccaagcaaaaactacaacaacaaaaaaacaaacaaacaaaaaacgggcagccagaacagcaaagcaaaaaaaaaaacaacctgcggtgcggccggagccagggtgcagagggacTCCCTGTGCcgcagatgtgccccagctagtggggggaggggaagggagcgggagggagagagagagaaggggggcggccagggcttcagcggggcgctgcctcgtggcccctcccgccgcactgcctgccgggagggctctgcgccgctccggtcggctaggagggaaggacgcgggctgccctgccgggcttgctgcagggtgctcccgtcctccgcgctgccgccccctacagggtggccggagcggaacaacaccaaaaaaaaaaaaaaaaaaaaaaaaaaaaaaaaaaggtgtccgtgccgccctaggatagGGCGGAATGCAGCCTCCAACAAGCTgccgccctgagcaccagcttgctcagctggtgcctagagccggccctggcccttgGGTCAGAGCTtaggggcactggcaggggccCCCTTGCCCAGCGCCTGCCCGGCGGTGCCTGCTCCAGGCTACAGAGAATGATTTGAGCCCCCGGCCGTCGATCCAGCCCCCGTCGGTAGCACGAGGCACTCGGGGGCTGCTGGGGACGAGCCGTGTGTGGGGGCAGCGGCTGAACAGGGCGTGTCCGTGTGCCAGGATCCCAGCGGGAACCGCATCGCCCAGTGGCGAGATGTGACTCCGCAGAAGGGCATCGTGGATCTGTCCCTCCCGCTGTctgcagagccggccctggggacgTACGCCATCGAGGCGCAGGGGACGAGGCACTCGTTCAGTGTGGAGGAATACGGTGCGCAGCAGGTCCCAGGGCAGCGAGCAAGGCCACGGCTCCGGCACATATGGGGGGTTAGGGGGATTCCTGAGTCTCCCTGGGGCGAGGTGTCCGTGGGTCCAACATCATGAGTGAGAACCATGACTGTTTCATGTTTTTGGTCTGACTTTCGATTTCTGcaccccctctgcctccccccagtgtgtgtgggaggtggaTGAGAGCAGTTACCGTGTCACTAAAGTTATCGTGGGAGCTGATCCCGGCTCCTGCTGCTGGAGGTCGCTGGCTGCCGGATGGGACGGAGCTTCCAGCTTCTCACCAAACCCCCAGCATCTAACTctgtccccccagccccagcccagaacccaccgatctctgccctgtgccccccagccccacctctgctcctcctggagCACAAGGAGCTCTTCACACAAGcacccccttcccagagctggtgTTGCTGGGATGGGGAGGGTAATGTCAGTGGCCCCCTCTCCATCCTCCCCCCTGCAAAGAACCTCCTCTggctcctgtgggggagggggagagaagagctcTGATGTCTCCCTTGAAACAGCTGCCACctacccccaccctcaccccataCACCTGCCCCTGACCCCACCAACTGCCTCCCACCACCCTGATCCCCCACGGGTGCTTGTGGTGGAGGTAGCgtacggagccccctggctgctcctatgggtaggagctggaggtgggacatgccgctgcttctgggagcaacACATAGCCACGGcacacagggagcctgccttagcaccactGCCCCgccgacaggacttttaatggcccggtctgTGGTGCcaactggagccgccagggtcccttttttactgggcgttccagtcgaaaactggacacctggcaaccctactgctgcagcctgcagcctCTTCCCAGCCCGGCTCCATTTCCGGGCCTTCCCCTTCCCAGCCCGGCTGGCAGGTTGGGcggaggagggcggggggctgCAAGGCCCGCGGAGAAGCTCCAAGGCCGAGGATCATGATGAAACCTCCGAGCTGGGGCTGCGGGTCGGTTTCACCCcgtccctctctgccccccagtgCTGCCCAAGTTCGAAGTGACCCTGGAGCTGCCCCCCATGATGACGGTGCTGGATGAGACGCTCCTGCTGCAGGTGTGCGGCCGGTGAGTGTGAAAGCAGCCCTGCCGGGCCGATAAAGGGGGCACTGGTACCGCCCTGGACCTGACTCCCCTCCCCGGCTCCCTAGGCCAGGATCtgacctgccccttccctggctgGGCCCGCCTCTGCCCCATGCTCATGGCCAGGCAGGGCTCCCTGGGGCTctcactcccagccacacgaTCAGCCCCAACCCAGCAGGGACCCTCCCCATAGGCAGGGGCgttggccccctcccctcccacttaccctctccttcccctccgctAAACAGAGACACCTCCGGGAAGCCTGTTCTGGGGAGggtccaggccagcctgtgttggAAGAAACAACCAACATATCCCTTGGACATGGTTCCGTGCACGGAGCTTACTGGCCAGGTGAGTgtgactggggaggagggaggtacGTGACatgctgctggaggaggcttCTCTCCATGTTTTTCTTACACTGGCCAGAGGGGGCGCTGTGATCGTCCGTGATGAGGTTTGTGACAGTGGTGTAAAGCTGGTGTAAGTGCAGGCGAATCAGGCCCTGGATCCATCCGGGTCCCCATctggcaggctgggggtggggactggcAGCTGTGTAGCAGGGCTTAGGGACTTAtatgcccccccccttccccacaataTCTCAGTGCCTCACTGATCCTCCTAGCCGCCGGGAGGCGGGGCAGGGTcctgtccccattgtacagatggggaactgaggcacggagatgCTCAGGGTCCGTCTGCACAGCAAAAACCCTGCGGCAGCGTCTCCGAGCCCAGCTCCACTGCCTGGGGCTTGCGCCGTGGGGCTAAAGGAACAGTGTAGACGctcggctggagcctgggctccgagaccctccccctccctgggtcTAGCGCCTGGACCCGACCGTCGACCTGCTggttttagccctgcagcacaagcggggtcagcagggctgggctctgagactcgcggCCACAGGGTGTTTCTGCTGGAGCCGTACTCAGAGGGACTTGCAggcagcctgtggcagagcagggacttgcccCCAGGTCTCTCCAGACCTAGGCTAGTGCCCCAGGTTAAGGGGCCGCCCTTCCTCATCAGCAGCTCTCGTTAGGCAGGGGCAATGGAATGATACAGATCTCCCCGAATGCTCTCAGTCCCTGGGGGGTTAGGGGGGTGACTGGAATTAGCTAGCGTTACCACGACGATGGGGGAGAAGCACCAGGGGATCTGTGATGGGCACGAGTGGCCAAGGCCTGTTTTACGTCTCATCCCACCCACAGCAGCTCCAgctgcacagcgccccctagcgacGTGCTGGGATACCAGTGTCAGGGCTGAATCCAAGgtgagagcgccccctgctgctgaCTTCAGCACCCAGGTTTTCTTTGAGTGTCTCCTGATCCCGACACTAACCAGGCCAAGCCCGATTAGAGACCTGCTGAGCTGACACCTGTGGTGCctggtgcagagctgctgctAACGGGCTGTGATTCTCTCCCTCCAGACTGACAGCAACGGCTGCTTTTCCAGAGAGGTGGAGATGGCTCGCTTAGTGCGGACCGACTCTGGCTATGGGATGATCCTGCAAGCCAAGGCGTCTCTCATGGAGGAGGGGACAGGTGGGACTGAAATCAAGCACACATGCACgcccccaggcagcccccagcaCTGAACCCCCAGGGGCAGAGGGGTCTCACTTGAACATATGGTCATGTCATTTGTAGCCCAGCTGCTTTAGAGATGGGCCCAGAGGTAGCGTTGGGAGGTTGGATCTGGAGTTCTGGTTCAGCCCATCACTGGGATCGATCCCTCATGAGGAGTTCAGACCTTGGCACGTTCACGCAAAGACTAAACACCCTCCCGCGAGTGGCCTCTGGCTGTGCACTGAGCTGGCAGAGCGGAGTGAAGGCCCAGCCTGTGTCGCTGGGCCCTGAGTCATGGCCTCAGTGACGTTAGCGCTTAGCGTTCAAAACTGCAAGTGCTAATCGCTTAGCAACGAACCCAGATAACTCCACATTTAGCCCAGAAGAATCCTGATTTCCAGAGCGGCCGACACCCATTTGGCTGAAAACTGTAACTGTGGGATGGCTACAACGTTACCCTCGGGTGCTGACATCAGCGATGGTGAAGTGGCTGGAGGAGAGCGGGTCCAGAACGGCAATGGGTcactgggcacttctgaaaatggccCTTTCTGGGGGCAGGCCCTGTGCCAAGAGGCCTGTGTGCAGGGTCAGCTCTGGGGCACTTCAGTAAGGAGCTGTCTGCTGGGGAAAGGGCTGCAGAGCCAGGAGACCCTGCTGGCAAATGTCAAGTGGCTGGCTTGGGATTAAGCCCCAGGGGAAGGTGGATCTAAATTttctagttcttcttcgagtgattgctcctgtgtattccacagtaggtgtgtgcgctcgccacgtgcaccggtgccagaagtttttcccttagcagtacccctAGGAGGGGAGCACTGCTGCGAcctctggagtggcacctctatatcgcgctataaggggagctgcgcactccccccaccctcagttccttcttgccaccagtgaaggtagttggaactttgtgctccagccttgCTGTAGCCCTTCCAGTAGTCTTAGTAGTACTCATCATCTCCATAGTTGGATAACTTCTTTAGTTAGTTGCCTGgtgc
This DNA window, taken from Trachemys scripta elegans isolate TJP31775 chromosome 23, CAS_Tse_1.0, whole genome shotgun sequence, encodes the following:
- the LOC117869148 gene encoding alpha-2-macroglobulin-like protein 1 isoform X2, translating into MMTVLDETLLLQVCGRDTSGKPVLGRVQASLCWKKQPTYPLDMVPCTELTGQTDSNGCFSREVEMARLVRTDSGYGMILQAKASLMEEGTGVELNATKYCNIVSKIPIVTFEDADATYKAGIPYTGKVPLSSVPLLPAPVARTSHFRHPASIARVLPRHC